The nucleotide window AGCGAGCCTCAACGCGTGGGTCGCGGGCGCGATGCGCTCGGCGCTCGATGCCGAGCGGACGTCCGAGGCGAAGGCCCGCGAGTCGAAATTGGCTCTCGACACGGTCGTCGCGCTGCGGCGCGAAGGTTCGCCCGCGGCCAGCCCGTGGACGGCGGCGTCGGCGTCGTCGATCGCGGCGGCGACGGGACGGAGCCAAACAGCCCGCGTCCGGCTCGTGCTTACGTCGCTTGTCCAGATGGACTGGTCCGCCGCCCAAGGCGGCGCGTCGCCGCGCGCGGGCGGTTCGCCGCATCCCGCCGAGAACGAAGAACCGGCGATCGCCTGACGGAGGGGAAGGATGGAACGGGACGGAAGCGGAACCATGCGTGAAATGAAATGCCGGATCCTCGCGCCGCCGGAGCTTCTGGCTTTGAAGTTCCGTCGCGACGAGTCCTCGCCTCTCCCCGAAAACGGACAGATGTCGCCCGAACTGAGCTTCGAGCTTCTCGTTTCGCGCTTCGCGCGGGAGGACATCGGCGTCACCTTGGAACTCGCGCTGCGAGGCGTTCCCGGCGTCGATGCGTCAACGACGTTCCGGGTCGCGTTCCGGGTCCCGACCGGTCTTGCGGAGGACGACTTGGCGCGCGATCTGCGCTTGATGGCCGCGCACACGGCGCCGGCGATGCTCTATCCATTCATGAGGGAAACCCTCGCGGGCGCATTCCTGAAGGCCGGCCTGCCGCCGTTCCTCGCCCCGGTCATCGATTTCCGAGCCATGTTTGATCCTTCGGACGTTCCCATCCCGGACGCGCCGCCTCAGTCGTCGGAGCCCAAGTAGGCGGTGCGGGTGTCCGCAGCCGGCGACGAGCGGGCCGCGCGGGAGTTCGACGCGGGGTCTTCGTCCACCCGCGGAAATGGCCCCCCCCCCCGTGGCCCCCGAACACCGAAAAAGCCCGCCGATGCGGCGGGCTCTGAATCCCTCAAGTT belongs to bacterium and includes:
- a CDS encoding type II toxin-antitoxin system HicB family antitoxin; its protein translation is MMDTISCKGYVAGVELDAEENCLRGRVLGIRDVVSFSADTVPEMKRRMAEAVDDYLDYCRERGVSPERPFSGRFLVRIGQELHRDAALAAQRSGASLNAWVAGAMRSALDAERTSEAKARESKLALDTVVALRREGSPAASPWTAASASSIAAATGRSQTARVRLVLTSLVQMDWSAAQGGASPRAGGSPHPAENEEPAIA
- a CDS encoding protein-export chaperone SecB, with protein sequence MERDGSGTMREMKCRILAPPELLALKFRRDESSPLPENGQMSPELSFELLVSRFAREDIGVTLELALRGVPGVDASTTFRVAFRVPTGLAEDDLARDLRLMAAHTAPAMLYPFMRETLAGAFLKAGLPPFLAPVIDFRAMFDPSDVPIPDAPPQSSEPK